One Rosa chinensis cultivar Old Blush chromosome 5, RchiOBHm-V2, whole genome shotgun sequence genomic region harbors:
- the LOC112167246 gene encoding ABC transporter G family member 15 isoform X2 translates to MELEEYSGAGSVKSSDISGDGGGGRRDGEGGNNGLMYLVWEDVSVVLPKFGIGNSTNGGHTRRLLDGLTGFAEPGRIMAIMGPSGSGKSTLLDALAGRLSRNVIMTGNVLLNGKKTRLDYGVAAYVTQENVLLGTLTVRETITYSAHLRLPTSLTKQEVNDIVDATITDMGLQDCAHRLIGNWHLRGISGGEKKRLSIALEILTKPRLLFLDEPTSGLDSAAAFFVVQTLRYIAKDGRTVISSIHQPSSEVFALFDDLVLLSSGQTVYSGQAKMAVEFFAKAGVPCPSRRNPSDHFLRCINSDFDEVTMNTSHKIREIPKSSEPLMNFATAEMKAMLVDQYRRSEYATSTRIRIREISSMEGLGVEKRSGSQAKWWKQLSILTQRSFLNMSRDMGYYWVRIIVYILLSLCVGTIFYDLGTNYTSIFARGACAGFISGFMTFMSIGGFPSFLEEMKVFHRERLNGHYGVAVFTLSNFLSSFPFLALMSIASSTITYYMVEKHSHFSNYVFMCLDLLSAIAAVESSMMIIASLVPNYLMGVIIGAGYLGIMMMTAGFFRFMPDLPKPIWRYPVSYLNYGAWALQGEYKNGLIGREFDSLTPNGPKLKGEDMLKTLLGIQPDQSKWWDLAAVCAIVVSFRFIFFIILKIKERASPLFRACYAKQTLKHLKKRPSFRKDVTLFPSMRHQPLHPLSFQEGLNSPLH, encoded by the exons ATGGAGTTAGAGGAATATAGTGGAGCTGGTTCTGTAAAATCTTCAGATATaagtggtgatggtggtggcggAAGAAGAGATGGTGAAGGTGGCAATAATGGCTTGATGTATTTGGTGTGGGAAGATGTGAGTGTTGTGCTTCCAAAATTTGGGATTGGAAATAGCACTAATGGAGGACACACCAGAAGATTGCTTGATGGCCTCACTGGTTTTGCTGAGCCTGGTAGGATCATGGCTATTATGGGTCCTTCTGGCTCTGGAAAATCAACCCTTCTTGATGCTTTAGCAg GTAGACTGTCACGAAATGTTATCATGACTGGAAATGTTCTTCTTAATGGGAAGAAGACGAGACTTGACTATGGTGTTGCT GCTTATGTGACCCAAGAAAATGTGCTGTTGGGAACCCTAACAGTACGAGAAACCATAACTTACTCGGCTCATCTAAGGCTCCCAACTAGTCTGACCAAACAAGAGGTAAATGACATTGTTGATGCCACAATTACCGATATGGGTCTGCAAGACTGTGCTCACAGGCTTATCGGAAACTGGCATTTGAGGGGCATCAGTggaggagagaagaagaggCTGAGCATTGCACTCGAAATACTCACAAAGCCAAGGTTGTTGTTTCTCGATGAGCCTACCAGTGGCCTCGACAGTGCTGCAGCTTTCTTCGTAGTTCAAACCCTCAGATACATTGCTAAAGATGGCAGAACTGTCATTTCCTCGATTCATCAGCCCAGTAGTGAAGTGTTCGCTTTGTTTGATGATCTTGTTCTGCTTTCTAGTGGCCAAACAGTTTATTCTGGTCAAGCAAAAATGGCAGTAGAG TTCTTTGCTAAAGCTGGAGTTCCATGCCCAAGTCGAAGAAACCCTTCTGATCACTTTCTTCGTTGTATTAATTCAGACTTCGACGAAGTCACAATGAACACCTCTCACAAAATACGT GAAATCCCAAAATCATCAGAACCTTTAATGAACTTTGCAACAGCAGAGATGAAAGCAATGCTTGTTGATCAGTACAGACGCTCGGAGTATgcaacaagcacaagaatcaGGATTCGAGAAATATCGTCCATG GAAGGACTTGGGGTAGAAAAGAGGAGTGGAAGCCAAGCAAAGTGGTGGAAGCAACTCTCAATATTGACACAGAGATCTTTCCTCAACATGTCTAGGGATATGGGGTATTACTGGGTGAGAATCATCGTCTACATACTTTTATCTCTTTGCGTTGGCACAATTTTCTATGACCTGGGAACAAATTACACTTCAATATTTGCAAGAGGAGCTTGTGCTGGATTTATTTCTGGCTTCATGACTTTCATGTCCATTGGAGGCTTCCCATCCTTCCTTGAAGAAATGAAG GTTTTTCATAGAGAAAGGCTCAATGGGCATTATGGAGTTGCTGTCTTTACTCTGTCAAATTTCCTCTCTTCCTTCCCATTCTTGGCTTTGATGTCAATTGCATCCTCAACTATAACTTACTACATGGTGGAAAAGCATTCTCATTTCTCCAACTATGTGTTCATGTGCCTTGATCTTCTCAGCGCCATTGCAGCGGTAGAAAGCTCCATGATGATCATAGCTTCTCTTGTTCCGAACTACTTAATGGGAGTAATAATTGGAGCAGGATACTTG GGAATCATGATGATGACTGCCGGATTCTTCCGCTTCATGCCTGACCTTCCCAAACCAATTTGGCGCTATCCAGTTTCATATCTGAACTATGGTGCATGGGCGCTGCAG GGAGAATACAAGAACGGATTGATTGGCCGTGAGTTTGATTCTCTTACACCCAATGGCCCGAAGCTGAAAGGCGAGGACATGCTCAAAACTCTGCTGGGTATTCAACCAGATCAATCAAAGTGGTGGGATTTGGCTGCTGTCTGTGCCATTGTTGTATCTTTCAGATTTATTTTCTTCATCATCCTTAAGATCAAAGAGAGAGCTTCACCTCTTTTCCGAGCATGTTATGCTAAGCAAACTCTGAAGCATCTCAAGAAGCGACCCTCATTCAGGAAAGATGTAACTCTTTTCCCTTCCATGAGACATCAACCTCTCCATCCCTTGTCTTTTCAAGAAGGTCTCAACTCTCCACTGCACTAG
- the LOC112167246 gene encoding ABC transporter G family member 15 isoform X1 — protein MELEEYSGAGSVKSSDISGDGGGGRRDGEGGNNGLMYLVWEDVSVVLPKFGIGNSTNGGHTRRLLDGLTGFAEPGRIMAIMGPSGSGKSTLLDALAGRLSRNVIMTGNVLLNGKKTRLDYGVAVSKAYVTQENVLLGTLTVRETITYSAHLRLPTSLTKQEVNDIVDATITDMGLQDCAHRLIGNWHLRGISGGEKKRLSIALEILTKPRLLFLDEPTSGLDSAAAFFVVQTLRYIAKDGRTVISSIHQPSSEVFALFDDLVLLSSGQTVYSGQAKMAVEFFAKAGVPCPSRRNPSDHFLRCINSDFDEVTMNTSHKIREIPKSSEPLMNFATAEMKAMLVDQYRRSEYATSTRIRIREISSMEGLGVEKRSGSQAKWWKQLSILTQRSFLNMSRDMGYYWVRIIVYILLSLCVGTIFYDLGTNYTSIFARGACAGFISGFMTFMSIGGFPSFLEEMKVFHRERLNGHYGVAVFTLSNFLSSFPFLALMSIASSTITYYMVEKHSHFSNYVFMCLDLLSAIAAVESSMMIIASLVPNYLMGVIIGAGYLGIMMMTAGFFRFMPDLPKPIWRYPVSYLNYGAWALQGEYKNGLIGREFDSLTPNGPKLKGEDMLKTLLGIQPDQSKWWDLAAVCAIVVSFRFIFFIILKIKERASPLFRACYAKQTLKHLKKRPSFRKDVTLFPSMRHQPLHPLSFQEGLNSPLH, from the exons ATGGAGTTAGAGGAATATAGTGGAGCTGGTTCTGTAAAATCTTCAGATATaagtggtgatggtggtggcggAAGAAGAGATGGTGAAGGTGGCAATAATGGCTTGATGTATTTGGTGTGGGAAGATGTGAGTGTTGTGCTTCCAAAATTTGGGATTGGAAATAGCACTAATGGAGGACACACCAGAAGATTGCTTGATGGCCTCACTGGTTTTGCTGAGCCTGGTAGGATCATGGCTATTATGGGTCCTTCTGGCTCTGGAAAATCAACCCTTCTTGATGCTTTAGCAg GTAGACTGTCACGAAATGTTATCATGACTGGAAATGTTCTTCTTAATGGGAAGAAGACGAGACTTGACTATGGTGTTGCTGTAAGTAAA GCTTATGTGACCCAAGAAAATGTGCTGTTGGGAACCCTAACAGTACGAGAAACCATAACTTACTCGGCTCATCTAAGGCTCCCAACTAGTCTGACCAAACAAGAGGTAAATGACATTGTTGATGCCACAATTACCGATATGGGTCTGCAAGACTGTGCTCACAGGCTTATCGGAAACTGGCATTTGAGGGGCATCAGTggaggagagaagaagaggCTGAGCATTGCACTCGAAATACTCACAAAGCCAAGGTTGTTGTTTCTCGATGAGCCTACCAGTGGCCTCGACAGTGCTGCAGCTTTCTTCGTAGTTCAAACCCTCAGATACATTGCTAAAGATGGCAGAACTGTCATTTCCTCGATTCATCAGCCCAGTAGTGAAGTGTTCGCTTTGTTTGATGATCTTGTTCTGCTTTCTAGTGGCCAAACAGTTTATTCTGGTCAAGCAAAAATGGCAGTAGAG TTCTTTGCTAAAGCTGGAGTTCCATGCCCAAGTCGAAGAAACCCTTCTGATCACTTTCTTCGTTGTATTAATTCAGACTTCGACGAAGTCACAATGAACACCTCTCACAAAATACGT GAAATCCCAAAATCATCAGAACCTTTAATGAACTTTGCAACAGCAGAGATGAAAGCAATGCTTGTTGATCAGTACAGACGCTCGGAGTATgcaacaagcacaagaatcaGGATTCGAGAAATATCGTCCATG GAAGGACTTGGGGTAGAAAAGAGGAGTGGAAGCCAAGCAAAGTGGTGGAAGCAACTCTCAATATTGACACAGAGATCTTTCCTCAACATGTCTAGGGATATGGGGTATTACTGGGTGAGAATCATCGTCTACATACTTTTATCTCTTTGCGTTGGCACAATTTTCTATGACCTGGGAACAAATTACACTTCAATATTTGCAAGAGGAGCTTGTGCTGGATTTATTTCTGGCTTCATGACTTTCATGTCCATTGGAGGCTTCCCATCCTTCCTTGAAGAAATGAAG GTTTTTCATAGAGAAAGGCTCAATGGGCATTATGGAGTTGCTGTCTTTACTCTGTCAAATTTCCTCTCTTCCTTCCCATTCTTGGCTTTGATGTCAATTGCATCCTCAACTATAACTTACTACATGGTGGAAAAGCATTCTCATTTCTCCAACTATGTGTTCATGTGCCTTGATCTTCTCAGCGCCATTGCAGCGGTAGAAAGCTCCATGATGATCATAGCTTCTCTTGTTCCGAACTACTTAATGGGAGTAATAATTGGAGCAGGATACTTG GGAATCATGATGATGACTGCCGGATTCTTCCGCTTCATGCCTGACCTTCCCAAACCAATTTGGCGCTATCCAGTTTCATATCTGAACTATGGTGCATGGGCGCTGCAG GGAGAATACAAGAACGGATTGATTGGCCGTGAGTTTGATTCTCTTACACCCAATGGCCCGAAGCTGAAAGGCGAGGACATGCTCAAAACTCTGCTGGGTATTCAACCAGATCAATCAAAGTGGTGGGATTTGGCTGCTGTCTGTGCCATTGTTGTATCTTTCAGATTTATTTTCTTCATCATCCTTAAGATCAAAGAGAGAGCTTCACCTCTTTTCCGAGCATGTTATGCTAAGCAAACTCTGAAGCATCTCAAGAAGCGACCCTCATTCAGGAAAGATGTAACTCTTTTCCCTTCCATGAGACATCAACCTCTCCATCCCTTGTCTTTTCAAGAAGGTCTCAACTCTCCACTGCACTAG